GGCCACCTGGGTCGCCTATGTCTTCATCGGCGTGGCCCTGCTGTTCTACGCCATCGCCTAGAACGGCGCCTGACGCGCGCTGGCTATCGCCTCGCCGACGTACTCAGCGCGATCGCCGCGCCGCTGGGTCCGACCCAGGTGTTCGGGTCGAAGCTCTCCCTGGACATCTCGGCGGCCTATGACCTCACCGATCGCGTCCGCCTTCATGCGGGTGTGATCAACGTGGTCGATGAGTGTCCGGATCGGGTTGTCGGCTCCAACGACGGGCGGCCCTTCACAGAGGCCGGTGGTTTGGGAGTGGACGGACGTGAGTATTTCCTACGGATTTCGACGCGCTGGTAGCGCGGTTGCGGCCTTCGCCGCCGGCTTGGCCCTCTGCGGGTCCGCGCCGGCGGCCGAGCCCGCCCACGCCAAGAACGTCATCCTGTTCATCGGCGACGGCATGGGGGTCTCGACCCTGACGGCGGCGCGGATCTACCAGGGTCAGCTGCGCGGGGCCGACGGCGCGTCCAATCGGCTGAGCTTCGAGCGATTCCCCAACCTGGCTCTGGTGAAGACCTACTCCGCCGACAGCCTGGTCACCGACTCCGCCAACGGCGCCTCGGCCATGATGACGGGCGTGCGGACCATCAATGGGGCGCTCGGCGTTGACGCCAGCGTCGATCGCGACAGCTGCGCCTCGGCCCTGGCGGCCCGGGTTGAAACCGTGGCCGAACTCGCCAAGGCCCGGGGCCTCTCGACCGGCGCGGTCAGCACCGCGGCGATCACCGACGCCACCCCGGCGGCCCTCTACGCCCATACCGGCGCAAGGAGTTGGCAGGGGGATTTCGTCATACCGCCGGAGGCGGCGGCGGCGGGTTGTATCGACATCGCCCGCCAGCTTGTCGAAGCGCCGGAGGCCGTGCGGCTCGATCTGGCCCTGGGCGGCGGCGCGGAATTCTTCAAGGCCGCCAAGCGTCGGGACGGCCGAGATCTGACCCACGAGTGGGCCGGGCGGCCCGGATCGGTATTCGTCGACACCGCTCAGGCCCTGGT
The sequence above is drawn from the Phenylobacterium glaciei genome and encodes:
- a CDS encoding alkaline phosphatase, with translation MSISYGFRRAGSAVAAFAAGLALCGSAPAAEPAHAKNVILFIGDGMGVSTLTAARIYQGQLRGADGASNRLSFERFPNLALVKTYSADSLVTDSANGASAMMTGVRTINGALGVDASVDRDSCASALAARVETVAELAKARGLSTGAVSTAAITDATPAALYAHTGARSWQGDFVIPPEAAAAGCIDIARQLVEAPEAVRLDLALGGGAEFFKAAKRRDGRDLTHEWAGRPGSVFVDTAQALVALPNGTRRVLGLFASNNMRRETDRPSDAPRLADMTKSAISFLSQNPKGYFLMVEGGLIDKAHHVGLAHEALNETVEFDAAIVQALAMTDPRNTLILVTADHSHGLTISGGARNSPILGLVPDADGKPKLAADGKPYGILNYETGPGAPGAGETRFDPATKDTLDPAYVAQAAIPMSSAAHTGEDVALYAQGPGAERVHGLIDQPDIFEIMRLALGLPAPKRPARP